The DNA window GAACAGCGGGAACAGCAGCGTGGACATCCACATCATCATCTTCTTCTGCGATTCCTGTTCCGGCGTGCTGGCGACACTCAGGCTGTTCTGAATGCGAGCCTGAACGTGGAACACGATCGACAGCAGGATCGGCAGCAGGTTGAAGCCGTCCAGCACGATGCCGAAGAACAGCGGATAGCTGTGTTCGAACTTGAAGAGATAGTCGGGCTTGGAAAGGTCTTCGATCCAGGTCCAGTGCCACAGGAACGGGGCCTGTCGCAGTTCGAACGTGCTCTGCAACGCCTGCCAGAGGGCAATCCAGATCGGCATCTGCAGGAACATCGGCAGACAGCCGAGCAGCGGCCCGAGGCCCTGTTCCTTCATCAGCGTCATCTGGGCCTTGGTGAAGGCCTCCTTGTCGTCGCCGTACTTCTCCTTGAGCTTGGCCATCTCCGGTCCCATCTTGCCCATCTTCATGAGCTGGATCTGGGACCGCTTGGTGATCGGGTGGAGCAGCGTGCGAACAATGGCGACGAGCAGGATGATCGCGATACCCCAGTCGCCGTTCCTGATCGGCGGGAACCCGCCGGCCACCCAGTGCAGCCCGTTCAGCAGGCCGACCATCCCGCTGATGAGCTGGTCCACGGCGCAGAAGCCGCACGGGCCGCTCTTCACGATCAACGTCTGGTCGTAGCCGCGGGTGGCGCCAGAGTAGAACGGCTGGTTCAGCACGTCGCGCCAGCGCGGCCCGAAGAATGCCGACACCGACATCGCGTGTGACTCGCCGGCGGCGAGCTTGGCCGGAACCGTTTCGAAGGTCATCAGGACCGGGCGGTGTTCCGGGTCTTTCTCCTCGACCACCCGCTTGGCCTCGGCGGCAACCTTGGCGATCTGCGACGGCTGCTCGAACAGAACGAACGCGTTGAAGTACACGCTCGAGCACCCCGCCCAGGCGACGGCATTGCCTTCTTTGTCCTTGGTCAGGTCGTAGGTCGGCGAGCCCTCATTAAACACCGATACCGGGTGCGGCCCGGGGTAGCTCAGGGCTCCGTCCTTAAGACGATAACCGGCCATTACGTTGCGGTCGGGCGGGCGGGCGGCTTCGGGCGGCGGCAGTGTCGGGCCGTTGATCACCGACTGCACCGACAGCTCGCCGGCGGTCAGGTTCCGCATGGCAAAATCGATCGCCACCTCGTAACCCGCGGTGATCGACGTCTTCTCGAAGATCGTGAAGGTCTTGGTCAGTTCCAGGATCGGCTGGCCGGCGCGCAGGATGGTCGTGGTGTAGGTGACCGACGGCCCCTTCAGCGTGGCCTTGCCGCCGGGCTGGCCGGGGGCCAGCAGCGTACGCTCGTTCTCGCCCTGCGACTTGAAGGCCCACTTGGCGTTGGACAGATCGAGGATCTGCCCGTCGATCGTAATCGACCGGGTCGCCATCGGGCGGGTGTAGCTGTAGAGCCCCTGGTCGTAAGGCTTCTGGAAGACATAAGTCCCGCGGTCCTTCGGCTCTTTCTTGAAGTCTTCACCCCGGCGGAAGGGGTTGAGAATGATCGCATCGATCGCCCCGCCGATGCCCGCCGTGCTGAGCTGCATGACGAACTTCGGATCATCGATCGTCGCGGAGCCGAGTTGTACGCCTTTGAGATCTTCGGCGGCGACGGGCGCGACCGACAGGCCGGCCGGGACGGCGGGCGCGGCGGGTCCGACACTGGGTCCAACGCTGGGTCCGACGGCAGTTTGCGTCGCCGACGGCAGTGTCGCCGAGACCACCGCCGTTGCACCGGTCGCCGGCAAGGTCGTCGCGACAGGGCTTGTCGCAGCGGGTACCGGATCAACGACCGGCGGCGTCGCCGGTGCGAAATACTCCGGATGATACTTCTGGTAATAGGCTCGCGCCCCGATCCACGCCGCCATCACGGCAACGGAGAGGAGGATCGCGACAATCGTCTGTTTCTTGGGCATCGAGGGCTTTCAGTCAGTCTCGGACAAAATAGATTCTTCGGCGGGCGGGCTTCATCCCCTCCTCCGGTACTCTAGTGGAGGGTCAGGGGGGCTGCTTCGATTGGCTCTCGTTCGCGGCAAAGGAACGCCAACGTCTGCAACCGGACTTCCATCACCGCCCGTCTTCCAGCCGCGCCCCCAGGAAGTTGTCGAGGTCTTCGATCTGCTCGACCTTCTTCTTGGTCGTCTGCACGTCGTACGGGATGCGGACGAACTCCACATAGGTATCGCTGACGACCACGAAGCTCGCCCGCGGGTCGCGGTCGCGGGGCTGGCCAACACTCCCGACGTTCACGATCGCCTTTTCATCCGTCAGTTCGTACTTCGATTCAAGCTCGTCAGGGCTATAAAAGTCGGGCCCTTCCAGAAAGACACCCGGCACATGGGTGTGCCCGACAAAGCAGAGCCGGTTAAACCGCTCGAAAATGCTGACGAACTTACCCGGGTTCGTATAGATGTCGTCGGGGAAGATGTATTCATTCACCGGACGCCGCGGCGAGGCATGGACGGCGATGAAGTCGGGCGTACGAATGCGAACGGGCAACCCGCCAAGGTACTTCCACCGCTTGGCCTTGCGCTGCACATCGGGATCGTTCTCGAACTGCTTGCGGGTCCAGAAACAGGCGGACTCGGCGCCGGCGTTAAAATTGAACGGCTCGTAGAGGACGGCAAAGTCGTGATTGCCCATCAGCGTGGCACGGCTGCGGGTCATCACCAGGTCCATGCATTCGAGCGGATTCGGCCCGTAGCCGATGATGTCGCCGAGACACAGCACGTGCTGCAGTTGTCGGCGGTCCACTTCGGCCAAAACCGCCTGGAGCGCCTCCAGGTTTCCGTGAATGTCGCTGATGATGGCAAACATGAGGGGCGCGGGCGCGAACTACGGGGCCGCGAGGCGATGCTAAATCAAGCATCCAACAGTGTTTCCGACCCGCCGCACCCACCGGACATCCGGGGAACTTTCCAGGACCGAAAGTGCGAGTCGGGAAATCGTAAGGTGTGAGGGGGAGACCGTCAAATCAGCGGTCGCCGATCGCGGACATCTAAGCGCGATACACGCTGAAAATCAGAATCACCACGGAGGCACGGAGACACGGAGGGCAACTTGAGGCTCCGGCGTTTGCTCCGATGCACAGGGATCCAGCTCAAACGGACTAAGTAAAAATCTAGTTGAAGTAACTGAACGAAGTGTTTTGTGACGTCGGCCCTGGTGGGTCGCCGCAAACCCCTCCGTGACTCCGTGGTCGCTCTTTTGCCGGGTGGGGTCTACCGCGCAGATCAACTCAGATTCGCCGCGCCGATTGCGGTTCGCAGCTTGGCGATCGCGTTCTTCTCGATTTGGCGGAGTTGCTGTGGCGTGACACCGAGCCTGCGGGTGAGGTCTTCGCGGGCGATCGTGACGTTCGCGCCGTTCTGGACGCCAAGGCCGGTCGCGTCAATGCCGTACTGCGACAGGACGACCGTGCGTTCGCGATCGTTGAGCTGTGACAGCAGCCGGCCGACTTCCTCGCGGGCGATGAAACGGTCGGAGATGGAACCAAGGCGATGGTCGGCGACTTCGGACATTGCCGAGACGTCCGACGCCCCGCCGCCGCGCTGGCCGGCGAGCATCTGGGGCACGCTGCGGGCAAAGCCCTTCATCAGCGCCAGGGTCGCGTAGGTGCTGAAGCGGTTGCCCTTGTGCAGGTCAAAACTTTCGACAGCCCGCATGAGCGTGACGTTGCCTTCGCTGATGAGTTCCATCAGCGAAAGGTTCGGCCGAAGGTGCTTGCGGGCGATGCTGACGACAAGGCGGAGGTTCGCCCGGATGATCTGGTTTTTGACATCCGTCGCGGCGCGAAGATGGTCTTCGAGCACGTCGATATCGCGGGCACGGGCAAACTGCGGTTCGAGCAGTCGTCGGGCCGACACGAACTCGAACTTGTGGAAGTGGAACTTCAGGAACAGCGCCCGCTCCTGCTGCGGCGTGAGCAGCGGCGTGCGATAGAGTTCCTGGAGATACGCCGGCAGATCGCGCGGCACGCGGGTGTCTTCCGGCTTGCCTTCGCCGCCCCGGCCGAGCGTGGCTTCCTTCGACGAACGGACAATCGTGTCGATCGCCTGGATGGCGTCGTCCTGGTGGTAGAGCTCATCGTCGATGAACTTCACCTTGCGCTTGTTCAGCTTCGCGATCCGCTCTTCGAGGATGACGCGGTACACCGCGGCCGTTGGCCGACAGGTGCGGCGAGCCAGGCTCTTGAGCGCCAGCCCCCGGCGATAGCCGCGGAGGATGGTCGTGCGTTCTTCGTCCGACACCGGCGAAGGCGCCAGTGCGAACACCGCCTGATCGGGGTGCTCCTGGTCGAACTTGCGGATGATGTGCTGGATCGTGAGCGGCGAGCGGTTGAGCTTCTTGGCAATGCGGCGGCAGATCTCGTGCACGCAGCAATGGCACATCACCGCGAGCTTACGAGCCCGGCGAAGGATGTCGCCTTTCTCGTCTTCGCTCACCTGGGAGAAGTTCATCCCCCGCGTGACCTGATCCTTGTGCTCGGAGAAGAACCGCTCGACCGACCCCAGCAGAAAACCCACCCGGCGTTTGCCATCGGCAAAGATAAACCGACGCCCGGGCAGACCCCGGCGACGCCATCGCTGAATCGTCTTGCTCGTGACATTGAACCGCGCCGTGACATCGTCGATCGTCAGCACCGGCTCTTCGGTCTGGTCGGTACGGATGTCGAGGCTGTCGCTGACGACTTCAATCAGCAGGCCCAGATCATGCTGAACGGCCTGACCGGCATAGAGGTCTTCGGTGTAGTCGCGCGGGCGATAGCCGGTGATCTTGTGAACGAGTAATTCGAGCGGGTAGGCCTTGTTGACGTCGAGCTCGTGTAGAAACTCCTCGGCGGCAGTGACTTGCGCCAGCCGCGTGTCGCGCGGGGCGAACGCCATCTGACGGGCAAGGTCGGCCAGGGGTTCTATACGGAACTTCGCCACATTCACATTATGCCCATGGCTTGATCGCAGGGTCAAGGGAAGAACTGGACGGGTACAGAATGTTATCGTGCGCAAACATCGCCTGGCCAGTGCAGGTCGCTCGGCAAGATGACGCGATTGTCGTTACTTGCTGGAACGGGACCCCGGCAGGTCCGAAAACGGGTCGCAAGTCGGTTCACGCTTCCAGATTCTCGACGAACCACTTCCCGTAATAGTTGATGAAGTAGCCTCCTTCGTCCTTCAGGACCTGCCGGGCACGCTCGCGACGGGCTTCGTCTTCGCCGTCAGCGGCGACCAGCACGTGCCCGGCTTCCAGTTCCTGCTCGTGGCGGGCCACATGCTTGGCATCGAGGTCGGCGAAGTTGGAGAAGAATCGGGAGAGCTGCGCCAGAATGCCGTGCGCCTCACCGCTGGCGTCGAGCCGCCTGGCCCCTTTTGATCCGGCGAGCACGCCGATCTGCTCCCGTGTGAACCCGTCGGCAGTCAGCCGGGCGATCGCGGCCTGTGCCTGCTCCCAGTTCGCGAACACGCCGATGACCTTGTTCGTCGGGTAGTCGAGAAACTCGCCGGATTGGCCCAGTTCGGTGTACGTATTCATGAGTTCAGAAGTAACACTCGGCGCTTATCCGCGGAACGTTGAAAACGTCGGCTGGCGTCGGTTCCACGGCTGGTTGCGATCCGAGTACGTACTATCATGGCGATGATGTTCCGCTCTAGTTTGCTTGTGGCCATGCTCATCCTGACGGCCGGTGCGCGCCCGGTGGTCGCCGCCGAACCGCCGGTGGATTTTTCCCGCGAAGTGCTGCCCCTGCTATCCGACAACTGCTTTCACTGCCACGGCCCCGACGAGAAAGGTCGCAAGGCCAAGCTACGGCTGGACACCAGGGAGGGCGCCTACCGCGTGAAGGAGGACGTGGCGGTCGTCGTCCCCGGAAACAGCGCCAAGAGCGAACTGGTCAAACGCATCTTCAGCGACGACCCCGACGACATGATGCCCCCGCCCGATGGCGTGCGAAAACTGACGCCGGCCCAGCGGCAGACGCTCAAACGTTGGGTGGACGAAGGCGCCAAATGGGGCACCCACTGGGCGTTTGTGCCGCCGACGGCCAAGCCGGCTGAACCCACGGTGAAGAACCAGGCGTGGGTGAAGAACGGCATCGACCGGTTCATCCTCGCCCGGCTTGAAAAGGAAAGCATTCCCCCGCAGTCCGAGGCCGATAAGGCCAGGCTCCTCCGCCGGGTGAGCCTCGACCTGACCGGCCTGTCCCCGACGCCCGCCGAGATCGACGCGTTCCTCGCCGACAAGTCGGCCGACGCGTACGAAAAACTCGTCGATCGCCTGCTCGCCAGCCCCCGTTACGGCGAGCGCATGGCGAGCGATTGGCTCGACATCGCCCGATTCGCCGACACGCACGGCTACCAGATGGACCGCTTCCGGCCGATGCACGCCTACCGCGACTGGGTCATCAAGGCGTTTAATGAGAACCTGCCGTTCGACCAGTTCGCCACCTGGCAACTGGCCGGCGATCTGTTGCCGAATGCGACGAAAGACCAGCG is part of the Humisphaera borealis genome and encodes:
- a CDS encoding metallophosphoesterase family protein, which encodes MFAIISDIHGNLEALQAVLAEVDRRQLQHVLCLGDIIGYGPNPLECMDLVMTRSRATLMGNHDFAVLYEPFNFNAGAESACFWTRKQFENDPDVQRKAKRWKYLGGLPVRIRTPDFIAVHASPRRPVNEYIFPDDIYTNPGKFVSIFERFNRLCFVGHTHVPGVFLEGPDFYSPDELESKYELTDEKAIVNVGSVGQPRDRDPRASFVVVSDTYVEFVRIPYDVQTTKKKVEQIEDLDNFLGARLEDGR
- a CDS encoding sigma-70 family RNA polymerase sigma factor — encoded protein: MTLRSSHGHNVNVAKFRIEPLADLARQMAFAPRDTRLAQVTAAEEFLHELDVNKAYPLELLVHKITGYRPRDYTEDLYAGQAVQHDLGLLIEVVSDSLDIRTDQTEEPVLTIDDVTARFNVTSKTIQRWRRRGLPGRRFIFADGKRRVGFLLGSVERFFSEHKDQVTRGMNFSQVSEDEKGDILRRARKLAVMCHCCVHEICRRIAKKLNRSPLTIQHIIRKFDQEHPDQAVFALAPSPVSDEERTTILRGYRRGLALKSLARRTCRPTAAVYRVILEERIAKLNKRKVKFIDDELYHQDDAIQAIDTIVRSSKEATLGRGGEGKPEDTRVPRDLPAYLQELYRTPLLTPQQERALFLKFHFHKFEFVSARRLLEPQFARARDIDVLEDHLRAATDVKNQIIRANLRLVVSIARKHLRPNLSLMELISEGNVTLMRAVESFDLHKGNRFSTYATLALMKGFARSVPQMLAGQRGGGASDVSAMSEVADHRLGSISDRFIAREEVGRLLSQLNDRERTVVLSQYGIDATGLGVQNGANVTIAREDLTRRLGVTPQQLRQIEKNAIAKLRTAIGAANLS
- the yidC gene encoding membrane protein insertase YidC, translating into MPKKQTIVAILLSVAVMAAWIGARAYYQKYHPEYFAPATPPVVDPVPAATSPVATTLPATGATAVVSATLPSATQTAVGPSVGPSVGPAAPAVPAGLSVAPVAAEDLKGVQLGSATIDDPKFVMQLSTAGIGGAIDAIILNPFRRGEDFKKEPKDRGTYVFQKPYDQGLYSYTRPMATRSITIDGQILDLSNAKWAFKSQGENERTLLAPGQPGGKATLKGPSVTYTTTILRAGQPILELTKTFTIFEKTSITAGYEVAIDFAMRNLTAGELSVQSVINGPTLPPPEAARPPDRNVMAGYRLKDGALSYPGPHPVSVFNEGSPTYDLTKDKEGNAVAWAGCSSVYFNAFVLFEQPSQIAKVAAEAKRVVEEKDPEHRPVLMTFETVPAKLAAGESHAMSVSAFFGPRWRDVLNQPFYSGATRGYDQTLIVKSGPCGFCAVDQLISGMVGLLNGLHWVAGGFPPIRNGDWGIAIILLVAIVRTLLHPITKRSQIQLMKMGKMGPEMAKLKEKYGDDKEAFTKAQMTLMKEQGLGPLLGCLPMFLQMPIWIALWQALQSTFELRQAPFLWHWTWIEDLSKPDYLFKFEHSYPLFFGIVLDGFNLLPILLSIVFHVQARIQNSLSVASTPEQESQKKMMMWMSTLLFPLFLYNGPSGLNLYILTSTFVGMVESKIIRDHIKQKEEAEKLLAPVVVDAKPTRAARRADGKPEEPAAPKTGIAGFFQKLQSRVEEIQKDQEKQQKKGKKQ